The DNA segment TAGCGCTAACCGCTTGGCAACTTTTGAGTCAGCAGGAATTGTTGTAATGGTTAGGGTTCTATATCTAACCTGTAATCCCTGAGCTTTGAGAGCATCGTTATAACGAACTCGCTTGCCCAATGCGTAGGTGATCGGAGTAGATGCCACAAACATTCCCCGCCCCCGATCAACCCGCACCAATCCCTCCATCCGCAAAACTTCGATGGCTCGCCGTAGCGTATGGCGATTAACACTAAACCGGATGCTTAATTCAGCTTCTGTTGGTAGCTGATCCCCTTTCTGGTAAACCGAACAACTAATATCATGCCGAAGCTTATCGGCAATTTGAATATAAAGGGGTACTGCGTCATGAATCATAGATATTAGTTATACAACACTAATGCCTTTGTTTTAAGTGCATAAGGGGATTTAATTCATTGGCGACTCGCTCAATGTATACAGTTTTAGCGCAGACTGCAGCTCGATTTTATCCAACTCAGGCAGCAAGAATTGGTGATATGTCACTCCAGGGTAGCAACATCCGCAATACTGCTTGTGTCTGCGGCAGTAGTCCGATTGCCTTTTCTGCACCTATTAAGATGGCGCAAATTAAGATGGCACGAATGAAATCAGGTCACTAACAGTCTTTAGAAGTTCATGGTCAGCATAAGGCTTTGTAAGATAAGCACTGGCTCCTAGCTGTAGAGCAAGCTGACGGTGCTTTTCACTGCTGCGAGATGTCAGCATCATGACTGGAATATGAGACTGGGATGACTCTTGCTTGTGGCGCATCAAAAACTCAAATCCGTTGAGACGAGGCATTTCAACATCACAGGTTACCAGATCAATTGGGTGCTGTTGAAGTTGAACGATCGCCTCTAACCCGTCCTGCGCCTGCAAAACTCGATAGCCTGCCTTCTGTAAAGTTAAAGCTAGCATTTGCCGAACCGTAACAGAATCGTCTACCACAAGAATTTGATGCTTTTGTACATGCTGAGCCATTGCATCGATCGCAAATTGCCCACCCTTCGCATTCAACAAAACATGAGATGAGGCAATATTGGCTGATGTTGCTTGGGATGGAACAACATAAGCTGGAATTAAATTGTCTTTCTGATCGTCCCGGCTTAAGCGAGTATGAGCCGTAAACGCTTGAGTTAACTCTTGCTGCGCCAGCATAACACTATCAATCACGAGCGTTAATCGTCCGTCTCCCAGAGTGCTGCAACCGCAAACATAACTAGGAGCGCCGATCGTGCTGCTAAGTGGACGAATGACCAGTTCTTGCTCGCCCAAAATCTGATCAACTGCTAATCCTAGATAACCTTTGTTCCAGGGCAGAATCAGGACAGGTTGCGTCTTTGCCTCCAAGATAGGCAGAAGACCTGGGTTTTGGGTTAAGTCAGAGTATGCAACAAGGGGAATTGCATATTGAAATAAATTGGAGAATTGATAGAAAGGAACGGTTTGTTCTTCCTGGTCTTTACGCCAATGCAAAACAGTTTGATCGGTACGATGTTCGATTTGGTCTGCTTCGGGGAGCAAGATAGTTTCGATCGTGTCAGATAGCAAGGCATAAACCGCTCCACCGACTCGACAAATCAATAACCTAGCCGTTGTTAGCATTAACGGCAAATGGAGTGAAAAGGTTGTTCCTTGATGCCGCTCTGAGCGAGCCGTTACACTACCTTTAATCGTACGCAATTGCGATCGAACCACATCCAGCCCCACTCCCCGCCCAGAAAGATCGCTTACTTGGCAAACGGTTGAAAAGCCCGGTTCAAAGAGCAAATCCAATAGTTCAGCGTTAGAGAAATGATCAACCTGAGCCGAGGATAAAAGCTGAAGATCAAAAGCACGCTGACAGATCTTTTCCAGATCGAGACCCTGCCCATCGTCTTTCACTTCAATGATGGTGCGGTTGCCTTGCTGATAAGCTGCAATTTCAATACAGCCAATTTCCGGTTTGCCTTGCTGCTGCCGATTTTTTGCTGGCTCTATTCCATGATCAAAAGCGTTCCGAACAAGATGTAAAAGTGGGTCAAACAGCTTCTCAGCGATGGCTTTGTCAACTAAAACTTCTGCTCCTTTAAGCTTCAACTCAACAGACTTCCCGTACGTTTTGATTAACTGCTGTACCAATTGTGGAAAGCGATTGAAAATTGTGCCGATCGGAATCATCCGTGCAACCAGGAGATCATTCCGAACATGGGTTAAAACCCGTCCTTGCCGTCTGAGCACTTGATCGGACTGTTGAGCAATCTGGTCAATTGTTGTGGTAATTGTTTCCAGAGGCACCAGTTCTTCTAGGGCAGACTGTAAGCGAATGTGCAGTTCTCCATAACGATCGAGTTCTAACGCATCGAATTGGTTAGGCAATATTGTGTTGAGAGGTAATGGCTCAGGTTGAACTCGTTCAGAAGTGATTAATTGACGATCGCACCAATCGCGCAGATCGCTTAAAGTTTGCTGGTGTTGGCGAACCTGTGCTGAAAGTTCTTGAATAATTCTTTGAGACTGCTCAGCCTGTAGCATCTGCCGATTTTGGTTAATCAGAAGTTCACCAACAGAATGATTCAGAGATTCCAGATTAGCCAAATCAACTCGCACTGTAACCGCAAGCGGTGAAACATCTTTCAATGTATCTTTAGGAGATGATTCTGAGTAGCCAACAGCAATAGATTGAATCGGAGCCGCTTTTTTCTCTGTTATAGGGAATGTTGCTTTAAGAGAATTAGATAAATGATCGATCGCCGGCAATACATTGCTAGACTGAGAATCATCATGAAAGAGATCAATGTGCAATGCATCGCTGGATATGTCTAGATCCTGAATCTGGTTGGCAAACTCTTCAAGTTGTAACTCAATTGAATGATCAAATTGCAACGTATCTGAAGAAGGCGAACCATTCATCTCAGGTTCAATTGAAATTTGATTAAGATCAATCAGCGAATCATCCGTCAATCCAGAAATATGATTCGGTAACGTAGATTGTTGTGAGCCAGATTTGGGTGTCGGTGTAGATAAAATTGAGGGTTGAACTATCTGAGTTCCCCAAACAGGCTGATTGAGAAAATCAATAACTTGATGCCAAATCTCGATTATTCTAGTTTTAGAACTCACTTTAGAACGAGTTGTTGGAGCTACACCTTTAGATGCTCCCAAGGCATATTGCTGAAGCGCATTTGATGGCTCTCCCCCACAAGACCGATCGCCACTCAACACAGCAACCTGTCCCCGACGCAAATCCTCTAAAGCAAGTTGAGCAATGGTAATTGCTTCATTTGGATGAGTCTTAAGAGCAGTGAGTGTTGTCTGAGCAATTGCCCCAAATCCTGGTAGCTGGAGTGACTCTGCCAGGCCAACAAAGACCTCTGCCTGAGTTTGTATAGCCTGAGCGATCGTTGTACTGTCATTGCTGCTCAGAACTGCTGCCAATTGATCCAGCCGTTCATTCACTCCGGTTTCAAACAGTGATTGCGTAATATCGAATCCTAATTCGACAGAACTGGGAAGCGCTGCTTGTGGATCAAAGTGATGTCCGAGTTTTGTTTTGAGCCGATCGAGTACTCGATTTGCCCGGTTTAAAGCCTCAGTATCGTCATATTGGGTTTGAGCAACTGCTGCAGCGATCGGTAGGCGCAGACACTCGTATCCCTCAAACAGCAAAGCTTCTAACTCTGGATCGATCGGAACTTCTGGACGGTAGAGAGCTTTCAATACATCTTCTAATGAATGAGCAATCGATCGAATGCTCTCAGCCCCAACACTGGCTGCGGCTCCCTTCAGCGTATGAGCTGCTCGCATCAAGCTGTGCACTCTAGCAGGCGTTCTATCAGTTTTGAGAAGCAGCAAATCTTGCTCAAGGGTCTGAAGCAGGTCTTGAGCTTCAGCCAGAAAATAGGAATAACTTTGCTCAAGAATGTTGGGGTCAAGCATGATGTATGTCAGTAGCGGGCTTCATGAAATAGAAGACAAATTAACTCACCTTGAATTGTCCAGCGCTAATCTGCAACTGCTCAGCCGTCGCCAGTAGCTCCTGGAACGATGCCGAAATTTCGCTAGAACTAACCGAAGTTTGTTTCGCGATCGTTGCCACGTCTGCCATTACCTGAGTCACAGATTGTGCTTGCTGTGTCTGCGTGTGCGTTGCCTGAGTAATGTCTTGGATCAGCTTGCTGATTTGTGCGGTTGCTGTCACGATCGCCGTTAGCTGCTGCCGGGTTTCTTTGACTAGATTGGTACCGCCAATCACCTGCTGAATCCCTGTCTCCATTGCAGTCGCAACTGAACTGGTTTCTATCTGAATTTCCTGCACCAGTTGTTCAATTTCCTTGGTCGCATCTGCGGATTGACGAGATAGCGATCGGACTTCATCTGCGACAACCGAGAAACCACGTCCATACTCACCTGCTCGCGTTGCTTCGATCGAGGCATTTAAAGCGAGGAGCTGCGTCTGAGTCGTGAAGTTACTAATTAGGCTGACCACTTTAGAAATTCTTTGGGAAGATTCGCTCAGCCGTTTGATCTTCTTGCTCGTTTCTGCAACCGTTTCCCGAATTTCTAAAATACCGTCTACCGTGCGGTTCATCGCAGTATCACCCTGCTTCACGGTTTGGTTGGCTTGCTGTACAGCTTGCTGTACCTGTTGGGCATTTGCCGCAACGGCTTGAGTCGAATCAACCATTGCTTGGATTTGAGCCAGCGCATGACTCACTTCTTGAAATTGCAGTTGTGCCTGCTGCGAGAGATTGACAATTGCTGCTTCACTTTGCTGAGAAGTTCCAGCAACCTGAACTGCGGCGGTTTGCACCTGCATCACAACCTTCCGCAAACTCTGAATTGTGTTGTTGTAGGCATCTGCGATCGTTCCAACCTCATCTTCAGTAATGGGAACACGAACGGTTAAATCACCCGAAAACACGGGTTTTACTGCCATTAGCAATTGAATGACTCGCTGTTGCAGCAGTTCCTTTGCACACTTTTCTCGATCGGCTGCCTGTGCCAACTGTTCAGACTGAGTCCGCAGTTTCTCTAGCGTTTCTGCCTGCTGCAAAGCAATTCCCATCTGTACAGCAACTTGGCGGAGCAGCTTTACTTCCGACTCCTCCCAGCGACGAGGACCTGCATTCTGATAAGCGCACAGCAAGCCCCAAAGCTCCTGTCCAGCAAAAACCGGAACCAGCACATATGCTCTTGCTTCAAACTGCTCTAAAATCTCGACGTGGCAGGGGGAATGTCCTGCTTTATAAATGTCGTCGATCGCCAACCATTCGTTATTGCGATAGCGTCCACCTTGCGTTTCTTGTAAATGTGTGTCCCTGACGTTGGTTCCTAACTCTGTGCCAACCAGCTTGCCCCAACCGCTTGTCACTGCCTCTGCGACAAAACTGCCGCTCCAGTCAGGGCTAAATCGATAAATTGCAACTCGATCGGCTTTGATCA comes from the Trichocoleus sp. genome and includes:
- a CDS encoding hybrid sensor histidine kinase/response regulator encodes the protein MLDPNILEQSYSYFLAEAQDLLQTLEQDLLLLKTDRTPARVHSLMRAAHTLKGAAASVGAESIRSIAHSLEDVLKALYRPEVPIDPELEALLFEGYECLRLPIAAAVAQTQYDDTEALNRANRVLDRLKTKLGHHFDPQAALPSSVELGFDITQSLFETGVNERLDQLAAVLSSNDSTTIAQAIQTQAEVFVGLAESLQLPGFGAIAQTTLTALKTHPNEAITIAQLALEDLRRGQVAVLSGDRSCGGEPSNALQQYALGASKGVAPTTRSKVSSKTRIIEIWHQVIDFLNQPVWGTQIVQPSILSTPTPKSGSQQSTLPNHISGLTDDSLIDLNQISIEPEMNGSPSSDTLQFDHSIELQLEEFANQIQDLDISSDALHIDLFHDDSQSSNVLPAIDHLSNSLKATFPITEKKAAPIQSIAVGYSESSPKDTLKDVSPLAVTVRVDLANLESLNHSVGELLINQNRQMLQAEQSQRIIQELSAQVRQHQQTLSDLRDWCDRQLITSERVQPEPLPLNTILPNQFDALELDRYGELHIRLQSALEELVPLETITTTIDQIAQQSDQVLRRQGRVLTHVRNDLLVARMIPIGTIFNRFPQLVQQLIKTYGKSVELKLKGAEVLVDKAIAEKLFDPLLHLVRNAFDHGIEPAKNRQQQGKPEIGCIEIAAYQQGNRTIIEVKDDGQGLDLEKICQRAFDLQLLSSAQVDHFSNAELLDLLFEPGFSTVCQVSDLSGRGVGLDVVRSQLRTIKGSVTARSERHQGTTFSLHLPLMLTTARLLICRVGGAVYALLSDTIETILLPEADQIEHRTDQTVLHWRKDQEEQTVPFYQFSNLFQYAIPLVAYSDLTQNPGLLPILEAKTQPVLILPWNKGYLGLAVDQILGEQELVIRPLSSTIGAPSYVCGCSTLGDGRLTLVIDSVMLAQQELTQAFTAHTRLSRDDQKDNLIPAYVVPSQATSANIASSHVLLNAKGGQFAIDAMAQHVQKHQILVVDDSVTVRQMLALTLQKAGYRVLQAQDGLEAIVQLQQHPIDLVTCDVEMPRLNGFEFLMRHKQESSQSHIPVMMLTSRSSEKHRQLALQLGASAYLTKPYADHELLKTVSDLISFVPS